A window of Rufibacter sp. LB8 contains these coding sequences:
- a CDS encoding oxidoreductase, producing MVSSKVALIAGASGLVGNHCLHLLLQSHRYHKVISVGRKQLDVKHPKLQQLVVDFDHLEKHRHSLVADDVFCCLGTTIKQAGSKENFRKVDYSYVVNLAKITATHFATQFFVVSAMGADPEAGVFYNRVKGEMEQAVKALPFTAVHIFQPSLLLGEREEFRLGEKVASGFAKTFGFVFSGPLRKYKAIEARTVAKAMLEAAKQDGGGVLVHSNEQMHQLND from the coding sequence ATGGTCTCCTCTAAAGTTGCGCTGATTGCCGGTGCCAGTGGGTTAGTGGGCAACCACTGCCTGCACCTGCTGCTGCAAAGCCACCGCTACCACAAAGTCATCTCCGTAGGCCGAAAGCAGCTGGACGTAAAGCACCCCAAACTGCAGCAACTGGTAGTGGATTTTGACCACCTGGAAAAGCACCGCCACAGCCTGGTAGCCGATGACGTGTTCTGCTGCCTGGGTACCACCATCAAGCAGGCGGGCTCCAAAGAAAACTTCAGAAAGGTAGATTACTCCTACGTGGTCAACCTGGCTAAAATCACCGCCACACACTTCGCCACACAGTTTTTTGTAGTCTCAGCCATGGGCGCAGACCCAGAGGCCGGCGTGTTCTACAACCGCGTGAAAGGCGAAATGGAACAAGCCGTAAAAGCCCTGCCCTTCACTGCCGTGCATATTTTTCAGCCTTCGTTGCTGCTAGGTGAGCGTGAGGAATTCAGGTTAGGCGAAAAAGTGGCCAGCGGGTTTGCCAAAACTTTCGGGTTTGTGTTCAGCGGGCCGCTCAGGAAATACAAAGCCATTGAAGCCCGCACCGTGGCCAAAGCCATGCTGGAAGCCGCCAAACAAGACGGCGGCGGCGTACTGGTCCATTCCAATGAGCAAATGCACCAATTGAATGATTGA
- a CDS encoding cyclopropane-fatty-acyl-phospholipid synthase family protein: protein MDSAQHRIKHHFPRSTQYDPTWVREHSMGENVLFNLESITSLLPLKKGLRVLDLGCGKAASSIFLAQEYEVQVWAVDEAISATANYKRVLDEGLENQVFPLQANARSLPFPEEFFDVVLVIDSYTYFGTDDKYLPYICHFIKPEGYIGIVDVCFKEEIETIDQVPDFLREDFQEYWYYIHSVAWWRKLWEKTGLVHITEASLLPAADLIREHYVKDFEEHGQKKDPFARALKKDNQQTISFFRMIGQRTSKEAYLQSYKKA from the coding sequence ATGGATTCTGCCCAGCACCGCATTAAACACCATTTCCCCAGAAGTACCCAGTATGACCCCACGTGGGTGCGCGAGCATTCTATGGGTGAAAACGTGCTCTTCAATTTGGAAAGCATCACGTCTTTATTGCCACTCAAGAAAGGCCTGCGCGTGCTGGATTTGGGCTGCGGAAAAGCGGCCAGTTCCATCTTTCTGGCTCAGGAATATGAAGTACAGGTGTGGGCCGTGGATGAGGCTATTTCGGCCACGGCCAATTACAAGCGCGTGCTGGACGAAGGCCTTGAAAACCAGGTGTTCCCGCTGCAGGCTAATGCCCGTTCTTTGCCTTTCCCGGAGGAATTCTTCGACGTGGTGCTGGTCATCGACTCCTACACCTATTTTGGCACCGATGACAAGTACCTGCCCTACATCTGCCATTTTATAAAACCTGAAGGCTACATTGGCATTGTGGACGTCTGTTTCAAGGAGGAAATTGAGACCATTGACCAGGTGCCGGACTTTCTGCGCGAGGATTTTCAGGAATATTGGTATTACATCCATTCGGTGGCCTGGTGGCGAAAATTGTGGGAGAAAACCGGTTTGGTGCACATCACGGAGGCCAGCCTGCTGCCCGCCGCCGATTTGATACGCGAACACTACGTGAAGGACTTTGAGGAGCACGGGCAAAAAAAAGACCCTTTCGCGCGGGCGCTCAAAAAAGACAACCAGCAGACTATCAGTTTCTTCAGGATGATTGGCCAGCGCACCAGCAAAGAAGCCTACCTACAGTCTTACAAAAAAGCCTAA